atgcatcaaGAGCTTTTCATCCTTCAtgtacgcccccatctttcgacagtacatctttaggTGGTTctcggggcaagtagtccccttgtatttGTCAAAGTCTgacaccttgaactttggaggaATGATGACGTTGGGTACTAGGCAAAGTTCTGCCATGTCGGCTAAAGGGTAGTctccacctccttcaatggccatCAGTCTTTCTTCTATGTAATCAAATTTTTCCCTTTCCACCATGGCAGGAGGCAGTCTTCCTATCGAAAAATGTAAGGGTTGTAGTTGCGGTTGTGGGTGATATTGAGGGCCCCCCAAGATGTTTGGCTGGGGTATGCCACCAAATGCTTGCCCCTCGGTGGCATATCTGGGgtaaggctcgaagtcggccaAAGTGTGGTCTCGGggtacttcatgtgtctcccccatgggttgagcaACATGTGCATGCCTAGACTGAGGTTGTTCGCTCTCAAGGGGTATAGGAGCGGAGTGGTCAACATTCTCCTCAGGCACATGTATAGCATTAGGTGGTagatagttgggaggcaagccatacgGTGGGAAAGGATGCTTGCTCTAGACCTATGCAAAATGGGGGCCACCCGTACTTCCCAATGCTTCgcctccctgacctaccatatccGGGACTGAACAACTTACTTGATTCAAACCAGATGGGTGAGTCAGGTCTACCTCAGTGGTGACAGTTGTAGTGGCGACTGCAGCTGCgttgacctccatcattttcctcatgctcatcatagcctccatcatggtgatcattttgtctttcatggcctccatgtcagccttcatTTGTTCATGCACTTCC
The genomic region above belongs to Glycine max cultivar Williams 82 chromosome 14, Glycine_max_v4.0, whole genome shotgun sequence and contains:
- the LOC102668719 gene encoding uncharacterized protein, whose amino-acid sequence is MRKMMEVNAAAVATTTVTTEVDLTHPSGLNQSKHPFPPYGLPPNYLPPNAIHVPEENVDHSAPIPLESEQPQSRHAHVAQPMGETHEVPRDHTLADFEPYPRYATEGQAFGGIPQPNILGGPQYHPQPQLQPLHFSIGRLPPAMVEREKFDYIEERLMAIEGGGDYPLADMAELCLVPNVIIPPKFKVSDFDKYKGTTCPENHLKMYCRKMGAYMKDEKLLMHFFQESLVGATITWYTNMEYFWIRSWEDLMASFTRKYQYNCDMASDRM